From the genome of Vicia villosa cultivar HV-30 ecotype Madison, WI linkage group LG2, Vvil1.0, whole genome shotgun sequence, one region includes:
- the LOC131647255 gene encoding GDSL esterase/lipase At3g27950-like has product MNSRRLIHLLWCFNLYVAFTFIQVSSQNNVYDSTKCVYPAIYNFGDSNSDTGAGYALFTGVKPPNGISFFGSLSGRASDGRLIIDFISEELKLPYLSAYLNSVGSNYRHGANFAVGGASIRPGGYSPINLGIQVSQFVLFKSHSNILFNQLSNNRTEPPFRSGLPRNEDFSKALYTFDIGQNDIAIGLQHTSEEQVKTSIPDILSQFAQAVQVLYNEGARVFWIHNTGPIGCLPYDIIYYQHKNGNLDGNGCVKPHNEIAQEYNRKLKDQVFQLRRKFPLAKFTYVDVYAAKYKLISDAKSLGFVNPLEFCCGSYYGYHINCGKKAIINGTVYGNPCNNPSQHVSWDGIHYSQAANQWIAKQILYGYLSDPPVSVVKACHT; this is encoded by the exons ATGAATTCTAGGAGATTAATTCATTTACTTTGGTGTTTCAATCTGTATGTAGCATTTACATTCATTCAAGTTTCATCTCAGAACAATGTCTATGATTCAACGAAATGCGTGTACCCTGCAATTTACAATTTTGGTGACTCAAATTCTGATACTGGAGCTGGATATGCATTATTCACTGGTGTAAAGCCTCCTAATGGCATAAGCTTTTTCGGAAGCCTCTCAGGAAGAGCTTCCGATGGTCGTCTCATCATCGATTTTATCA GTGAGGAGTTGAAGCTACCATATCTAAGTGCATATTTGAATTCAGTTGGATCAAATTACAGACATGGTGCAAACTTTGCAGTAGGAGGCGCGTCCATTCGTCCCGGCGGTTACAGTCCAATCAACCTTGGTATTCAAGTATCTCAGTTTGTTTTGTTCAAATCACACTCCAATATTCTCTTCAATCAACTCTCTAACAACA GGACAGAACCGCCTTTTAGAAGCGGTCTTCCGAGGAATGAGGATTTCTCTAAGGCCCTTTACACCTTTGATATTGGACAAAATGATATTGCCATTGGTTTGCAGCACACTTCTGAGGAACAGGTTAAAACCTCAATTCCTGATATCTTGAGTCAGTTCGCCCAAGCAGTGCAG GTTCTATACAATGAAGGTGCAAGGGTGTTTTGGATTCACAATACAGGTCCGATCGGATGCTTGCCCTATGACATAATCTATTATCAACACAAGAACGGTAACTTGGATGGAAACGGCTGTGTTAAACCGCACAATGAGATTGCTCAAGAATATAACAGGAAGCTAAAAGACCAAGTGTTTCAGCTAAGGAGAAAGTTTCCATTAGCCAAATTTACATATGTTGATGTTTACGCAGCCAAATATAAACTTATCAGCGATGCAAAGAGCCTAG GTTTTGTGAATCCATTGGAATTTTGCTGTGGAAGTTACTACGGTTACCATATAAATTGCGGGAAGAAGGCGATAATAAACGGAACAGTTTATGGAAATCCATGTAATAATCCTTCACAACATGTTAGTTGGGATGGTATACATTACTCCCAAGCAGCAAATCAATGGATTGCTAAACAAATTTTGTATGGATATTTATCTGATCCACCAGTTTCAGTTGTGAAGGCATGTCATACATGA